Proteins found in one Arthrobacter pascens genomic segment:
- a CDS encoding carbohydrate ABC transporter permease, with protein sequence MSNTTVLPSRPGAGTPGKEKDVPRRRPGPTVGKYISVGLLVLGAIGMIAPFLWMFTTSLRDASQAYDLPPQWLPTELDWSNYADAVSGPVPILKNMFNSAVIAIAVSIGMIITAPMAGYAFAKLEFPGRNSIFVGLLSSLMVPAQVTIIPLFLLMRAFGLLDNPLSLILPGITGALGVFLLRQFFLGLPQEIIDAARMDGATAWQTYRLIALPLAKNAVSTLGVITFLGSWNAYFAPSIFLNSTDTATLPLGLVLMLGPYGAGNVAQVMAATTIAIAPALIVFLVAQRWIIASLTQSAVKG encoded by the coding sequence ATGAGTAACACCACAGTCCTTCCGTCCCGGCCAGGTGCCGGAACACCAGGTAAAGAAAAAGACGTACCACGACGGCGGCCCGGCCCCACGGTCGGGAAGTACATTTCCGTCGGGCTGCTGGTCCTGGGCGCCATCGGAATGATCGCCCCGTTCCTGTGGATGTTCACCACCTCGCTCCGGGACGCCAGCCAGGCGTACGACCTGCCGCCGCAGTGGCTGCCCACGGAGTTGGACTGGTCCAACTACGCCGACGCGGTCAGCGGACCCGTGCCGATCCTCAAGAACATGTTCAACAGCGCGGTGATCGCCATCGCCGTCAGCATCGGCATGATCATCACAGCACCGATGGCCGGCTACGCGTTCGCGAAGCTGGAATTCCCCGGCCGAAACTCAATCTTTGTGGGCCTGTTGTCCTCGCTGATGGTGCCGGCCCAGGTGACCATCATTCCGTTGTTCCTGCTGATGCGGGCCTTCGGCCTGCTGGACAACCCCCTCAGCCTGATCCTGCCCGGCATCACCGGAGCCCTGGGCGTGTTCCTGCTGCGGCAGTTCTTCCTGGGGCTGCCGCAGGAAATCATCGACGCCGCCCGGATGGACGGTGCGACCGCCTGGCAGACCTACCGGCTGATCGCGCTGCCGCTGGCCAAGAACGCCGTGAGCACCCTGGGTGTAATTACGTTCCTGGGCAGCTGGAACGCCTATTTTGCCCCGTCGATCTTCCTTAACAGCACGGACACCGCCACCCTGCCGCTGGGGCTGGTCCTCATGCTCGGCCCGTACGGTGCCGGCAACGTGGCCCAGGTGATGGCAGCAACCACCATCGCCATCGCACCGGCCCTCATCGTCTTCCTGGTGGCCCAGCGGTGGATCATCGCCAGCCTCACCCAATCAGCTGTCAAGGGCTGA
- a CDS encoding glycoside hydrolase family 172 protein: MATSPRSGLLSSLTKLSTARTARASSWDQTGRNRDNWIVMPGEERVLADIEGPGSITHIWMTQSCRIQPGPGQISPELVGVPMLEIHNALGVSWEVVDPDYYRKIVIRMYWDDQETPSVIAPLGDFFGLLNSLSGSYDSLPLSVSAKEGELNTFGGSAAFNSYFEMPFNSRARITVENQNDIPYLQYFYIDYELYTEPLPEDTAYFHAHWRRQKPNAGWGPDLQTNSIEVAIPNLSGEDNYVVLETEGQGHYVGCNLAVRHFQGSWWGEGDDMIFIDDDTWPPSLHGTGMEDYFGHAWGMQHNAFLMNGTMVHEENVPGFHHSYRFHMTDPIRFQKRIKVTFEHGHANHLSDDWSSTAYWYQTLPSPVLEIAAVEERLPLRPRDQVEERPLPELTPAQQTARDASAERMKQFTETRDAVRNERRAEIDDWEKANADQAREVRQRFLAANSVPVQ; encoded by the coding sequence ATGGCAACATCGCCCCGCTCAGGCCTGCTCTCAAGCCTGACCAAGCTCTCCACCGCACGCACGGCCCGCGCCTCCAGCTGGGACCAGACCGGCCGGAACCGCGACAACTGGATCGTGATGCCCGGCGAGGAACGGGTCTTGGCGGACATCGAGGGCCCGGGCTCCATCACGCACATCTGGATGACCCAGTCCTGTCGGATCCAGCCGGGCCCCGGCCAGATCTCCCCGGAGTTGGTGGGCGTGCCGATGCTGGAAATCCACAACGCCCTCGGCGTCAGCTGGGAAGTGGTGGACCCGGACTATTACCGCAAGATCGTCATCAGGATGTACTGGGATGATCAGGAAACCCCCAGCGTCATTGCGCCACTGGGTGACTTCTTCGGCCTGCTGAATTCCCTGTCCGGCTCCTACGATTCCCTGCCGCTCTCCGTCTCCGCCAAGGAAGGGGAACTGAACACCTTCGGCGGCAGTGCGGCGTTCAACAGCTACTTCGAGATGCCCTTCAACTCAAGGGCACGCATCACCGTTGAAAACCAGAACGACATCCCGTACCTGCAGTACTTCTACATCGACTACGAGCTCTACACCGAGCCACTGCCGGAGGACACGGCCTACTTCCACGCCCACTGGCGCCGGCAGAAGCCCAACGCCGGATGGGGCCCGGACCTGCAGACCAACAGCATCGAGGTGGCCATCCCCAACCTCTCCGGCGAGGACAACTACGTGGTCCTCGAGACCGAGGGCCAGGGCCACTATGTGGGCTGCAACCTGGCCGTGCGCCACTTCCAAGGGTCATGGTGGGGCGAAGGTGACGACATGATCTTCATCGACGACGACACCTGGCCGCCCAGCCTGCACGGCACCGGCATGGAGGACTACTTTGGCCACGCCTGGGGCATGCAGCACAACGCCTTCCTGATGAACGGCACCATGGTCCACGAAGAAAACGTGCCGGGCTTCCACCACAGCTACCGCTTCCACATGACCGATCCCATCAGGTTCCAGAAACGCATCAAGGTCACCTTCGAACACGGCCACGCCAACCACCTCTCCGATGACTGGTCCTCCACCGCCTACTGGTACCAGACGCTCCCCTCCCCCGTGCTGGAGATCGCCGCCGTGGAGGAGCGCCTGCCGCTGCGGCCCCGCGACCAGGTGGAGGAGCGGCCCTTGCCGGAACTGACGCCGGCCCAGCAGACCGCCCGCGACGCCTCCGCCGAACGGATGAAGCAGTTCACCGAAACGCGGGACGCCGTCCGCAACGAACGCAGGGCAGAAATTGACGACTGGGAGAAGGCCAACGCCGATCAGGCCCGGGAGGTCCGGCAGCGGTTCCTGGCCGCAAACAGCGTCCCCGTCCAGTAA
- a CDS encoding glycoside hydrolase family 32 protein — translation MNAHETRPAFHFTAAEGWINDPLGVTWKDGQYHLFYQYVPGRTTWASNCHWGHATSPDMIAWTEQSVAVAPGEGDDGIWSGSIATGPDGGATMFYTSVTEPDIGIGTVRTATPDDASWNSWTKGAKLMTAPDAGVLAYRDPFVFRDGGQWRMFVGAGLEGGTAAAVSYSSPDLSQWTLDGIAAQRSGTEMDPVWTGTMWECPQLIEIDGSHVLVTSIWEDDVLHYVAYGVGSYSDGQFIARSWGQLTYGKSYYAPSFFRDRDGAQSLIFWVRGVISPEGQWASALSIPHTLTLDGDTLAAAPHADLATYSRPGSLEQVSATVFETVLDGGADLRCAVTAGTVISLATLKGPLATFRHDGGGIRVTVAGNADFADAFLPADEGSELRAIIDAGVLELSGHQGIMAVPVPIVDSPVTLTVANAVSTPLLNIVSKLIVNGVGTTRQAALSGQP, via the coding sequence ATGAACGCGCACGAAACCCGCCCCGCCTTCCACTTCACAGCCGCTGAGGGTTGGATCAACGATCCCCTCGGCGTGACCTGGAAGGACGGCCAGTACCACCTCTTCTACCAGTACGTTCCGGGCCGCACCACGTGGGCCTCCAACTGCCACTGGGGTCATGCCACGTCCCCCGACATGATTGCCTGGACGGAACAGTCCGTCGCCGTCGCACCCGGTGAAGGTGACGATGGCATCTGGTCGGGTTCCATAGCCACCGGCCCCGATGGCGGCGCGACGATGTTCTACACCTCGGTCACCGAACCCGACATCGGCATTGGGACAGTCAGGACCGCCACACCCGACGACGCCTCCTGGAACTCGTGGACCAAAGGCGCGAAACTGATGACTGCTCCCGATGCCGGCGTGCTGGCCTACCGGGACCCGTTCGTCTTCCGCGACGGCGGACAGTGGCGCATGTTCGTCGGCGCCGGGCTGGAGGGCGGCACCGCAGCCGCGGTTTCCTACAGCTCCCCGGACCTGTCGCAGTGGACTCTGGATGGCATCGCCGCGCAACGCTCCGGCACGGAGATGGATCCGGTCTGGACCGGGACGATGTGGGAATGCCCCCAGCTCATTGAGATTGACGGTTCCCACGTCCTGGTCACCTCCATCTGGGAAGACGACGTTCTGCACTACGTGGCCTACGGCGTAGGAAGCTACTCCGATGGTCAGTTCATCGCCCGCTCGTGGGGCCAGCTCACCTACGGCAAGAGCTATTACGCCCCTTCCTTCTTCCGGGACAGGGACGGCGCGCAGTCGTTGATTTTCTGGGTCCGCGGCGTTATCAGCCCTGAAGGGCAGTGGGCCAGCGCGCTGAGCATCCCGCACACGCTGACGCTCGACGGCGATACTCTGGCGGCCGCACCCCACGCCGACCTCGCAACGTACTCCCGGCCGGGCTCCCTGGAGCAGGTCAGCGCTACGGTTTTTGAGACAGTGCTCGACGGCGGTGCCGACCTCCGGTGCGCCGTCACCGCCGGGACGGTCATCAGCCTCGCCACCCTGAAGGGGCCACTGGCCACCTTCCGGCATGACGGGGGCGGTATCCGGGTGACGGTGGCCGGGAACGCCGACTTCGCCGACGCGTTCCTACCGGCCGACGAGGGCTCCGAGCTGCGGGCCATCATCGACGCCGGGGTGTTGGAACTCTCCGGCCATCAGGGCATCATGGCAGTCCCAGTGCCCATTGTGGACTCGCCCGTGACGCTGACGGTGGCTAACGCCGTCTCCACGCCCCTGCTCAACATAGTTTCGAAGCTGATAGTGAATGGCGTGGGAACCACACGTCAGGCCGCACTGTCAGGACAGCCGTGA
- a CDS encoding PfkB family carbohydrate kinase: protein MAWEPHVRPHCQDSRDHHFWLPAAQPVVVGESLTDIITTSAGPVEFAGGSGPNVAYGLGRLSVNTGLLTVLGADRRAEAIRQHLDSAAVQLLRGATRLRRTSTATASLDSKGSAAYALASSGRCRR, encoded by the coding sequence ATGGCGTGGGAACCACACGTCAGGCCGCACTGTCAGGACAGCCGTGACCACCACTTCTGGCTCCCAGCGGCCCAACCCGTTGTCGTCGGGGAATCCCTGACCGACATCATCACGACGTCAGCCGGACCTGTGGAATTCGCCGGCGGGTCAGGCCCCAACGTGGCCTACGGCCTTGGGCGGCTGAGTGTGAACACAGGCCTGCTGACAGTGCTGGGCGCGGACCGGAGGGCCGAAGCCATCCGGCAGCATCTGGATTCAGCTGCAGTGCAGCTTCTACGGGGTGCCACCCGCCTGAGACGCACCTCCACGGCAACGGCTTCGCTGGACAGCAAAGGTTCGGCTGCATATGCCTTGGCATCGAGTGGACGCTGCCGCAGGTGA
- a CDS encoding PfkB family carbohydrate kinase — MQERRGSDLYSESSQVHVAAPEVKAADTVGAGDSYMSSFIAGILTDSRPDFDEEQLRRLGTVAAAAAAISATRHGANPPTARELQEAGRFLWTGSS, encoded by the coding sequence CTGCAGGAGCGGAGGGGTTCGGACCTCTACTCAGAGTCTTCCCAGGTGCACGTTGCCGCGCCGGAGGTAAAAGCAGCGGACACTGTGGGTGCCGGCGATTCCTATATGTCCTCGTTCATCGCTGGGATCTTGACCGATTCCCGGCCGGACTTCGATGAGGAGCAGCTCAGGCGGCTCGGAACGGTGGCTGCTGCCGCGGCAGCCATCAGTGCGACCCGACATGGAGCGAATCCGCCAACAGCGCGGGAACTGCAGGAGGCTGGCCGTTTCCTCTGGACGGGATCGTCTTAG
- a CDS encoding CU044_5270 family protein → MNTSEFQADRREALRRQLVKLPTLVPLKPAGPARPHPTRRVLLAAATATVGALVVGQISITAQSAHAAGVLRAVAEQSMTFSDPVPKPGEYLLIHTRANWGVSSVDESGTIKNSMNVQTIDVYVPGSPNEDWVLRRDWGDAAPVPMETEVIRAKDGYFYGGPWSLLSEEELDALPRDGQALYDHFNSQYDGGSASRDENNFVRITDILRLGLVPADLRAGLYQALAFIPGVNASEQANFDGKVGIAIGRTEPLRAGQRAEMIIDPDTGLVIGERAIMTYAAFGFGSNEVVGHTAIDYRIVDSAPE, encoded by the coding sequence ATGAACACATCCGAGTTCCAGGCTGACAGGCGTGAAGCGCTACGCAGGCAGCTCGTCAAGCTCCCGACCCTTGTTCCGCTGAAGCCTGCCGGACCGGCCCGCCCTCACCCAACCCGTCGAGTTTTGCTCGCCGCCGCGACAGCAACAGTGGGCGCGCTGGTTGTAGGGCAGATCAGCATTACCGCGCAAAGCGCGCACGCAGCAGGGGTCCTGCGGGCAGTTGCGGAGCAGTCAATGACCTTCAGCGATCCCGTGCCAAAGCCGGGCGAATACCTGCTGATCCACACGCGCGCCAACTGGGGTGTTTCCAGCGTGGATGAATCGGGGACCATCAAAAACTCGATGAACGTCCAGACAATTGACGTTTACGTTCCAGGCAGCCCAAATGAGGACTGGGTCCTCCGGCGCGACTGGGGCGATGCCGCCCCGGTACCCATGGAAACAGAGGTCATCCGCGCCAAGGACGGATATTTTTATGGCGGCCCGTGGAGCCTGCTGAGCGAGGAGGAGCTGGACGCTCTGCCGCGGGACGGGCAGGCGTTATACGACCACTTCAACTCCCAGTACGACGGGGGTTCAGCCTCACGGGATGAGAACAACTTCGTACGCATCACCGACATCCTGAGGCTAGGTCTCGTTCCTGCCGACCTGCGCGCTGGCCTCTACCAGGCGCTGGCTTTCATCCCCGGGGTCAATGCCAGCGAGCAAGCCAACTTCGACGGCAAGGTCGGCATAGCGATCGGGCGGACAGAACCACTCCGCGCCGGCCAACGGGCAGAAATGATCATCGACCCCGATACCGGGCTGGTCATCGGCGAACGAGCCATCATGACTTACGCAGCCTTCGGCTTCGGCTCAAATGAAGTGGTTGGCCACACTGCCATCGACTACCGAATCGTCGACTCCGCCCCCGAATGA